From the genome of Bacteroides sp. MSB163, one region includes:
- the cobI gene encoding precorrin-2 C(20)-methyltransferase: MSSPVIFVSLGPGEPELITLKGLKALQNADSIFCPETRTANGRTFSRAADILHALAIPDTSLSRFVLPMSKNREQAFAAYDKVYNEACRLYKENKKVCIVAEGDAGFYSSIHYIFEKLQADNIPVQHIAGIPAFIAAGACAGLHIASQEERLTVIPGIITAEEIEKYMEEKTTIVIMKLSQCTEEVHRCIHLHPEYNYHYFENIGAEKEKYLHDTELISALSFPYFSLLIIRHSTF, translated from the coding sequence ATGTCTAGCCCCGTTATATTCGTCTCCCTCGGTCCCGGAGAACCGGAACTTATCACCCTGAAAGGCTTGAAAGCCCTGCAAAATGCCGACAGCATCTTTTGTCCTGAAACTCGCACGGCAAACGGACGCACCTTCTCACGTGCCGCCGACATATTGCATGCATTGGCTATTCCAGACACCTCCCTCTCCCGTTTCGTATTGCCCATGAGCAAGAACCGGGAACAGGCTTTTGCCGCCTATGATAAAGTGTACAACGAAGCTTGTCGGCTTTATAAAGAGAATAAAAAAGTTTGCATCGTTGCCGAAGGAGATGCCGGTTTCTACTCTTCAATCCATTATATCTTCGAGAAACTGCAAGCCGACAACATCCCGGTGCAACATATCGCCGGCATCCCCGCCTTCATTGCAGCAGGTGCCTGTGCAGGACTTCATATTGCCAGCCAGGAGGAACGCCTGACCGTCATTCCCGGTATCATTACCGCCGAAGAAATAGAGAAATATATGGAGGAAAAGACTACCATTGTCATCATGAAACTTTCTCAATGTACCGAAGAAGTTCACCGTTGCATCCATCTCCATCCCGAATATAACTATCATTATTTCGAGAATATAGGCGCGGAAAAAGAGAAATATCTGCATGATACAGAGCTGATTTCGGCACTCTCTTTCCCTTATTTTTCATTATTAATCATACGCCACAGCACCTTCTGA
- a CDS encoding DUF1573 domain-containing protein has translation MKRLTLYMFMLVLSIGYVSAQGKADIKFDKTSHNFGTFSENDPVVSCVFTFTNVGDAPLVIHQAVASCGCTVPEYTQEPVLPGKTGTVKITYNGTGKYPGHFKKSITLRTNAKTEMMRLFVEGDMTPKDAK, from the coding sequence ATGAAAAGACTTACATTGTATATGTTTATGCTCGTACTGAGCATTGGTTACGTTTCGGCACAGGGGAAAGCCGATATTAAGTTTGATAAGACCTCACATAACTTCGGTACGTTTTCTGAAAATGATCCGGTAGTAAGTTGTGTATTCACATTCACCAATGTGGGCGATGCTCCGCTGGTTATACATCAAGCCGTAGCTTCCTGCGGATGTACAGTTCCCGAATATACCCAGGAACCCGTATTGCCGGGCAAAACCGGAACCGTTAAGATTACTTACAACGGAACAGGCAAGTATCCGGGACACTTCAAAAAGTCCATCACTTTGCGCACGAATGCCAAAACGGAAATGATGCGGCTCTTTGTAGAAGGAGATATGACACCGAAAGATGCGAAATAA
- a CDS encoding OPT family oligopeptide transporter: protein MKQEEEKLTGLPENAFHELKPGEVYNPLMSPDKKYPEVNLWSVLWGIAMAILFSAAAAYLGLKVGQVFEAAIPIAIIAVGVSGAAKRKNALGENVIIQSIGASSGVIVAGAIFTLPALYILQETYPEEITVTFTQVFISSLLGGVLGILFLIPFRKYFVSDMHGKYPFPEATATTQVLVSGEKGGSQAKPLLLAGIIGGLYDFIVATFGWWNENFTTRVWGFGEMLADKAKLVFKVNTGAAVLGLGYIVGLKYASIICAGSLAVWWIIIPGMSMIWGDSVLNQWNPSIVTTVGSMAPEEIFNYYAKSIGIGGIAMAGIIGIIKSWGIIKSAVGLAAKEMGGKSNVEASMKRTQRDISMKIIAIGSIITLLLVFLFFYFDVMQGSLLHTVVAILLVAGIAFLFTTVAANAIAIVGTNPVSGMTLMTLILASVVMVSVGLKGPEGMVAALVMGGVVCTALSMAGGFITDLKIGYWLGSTPAKQEAWKFLGTIVSAATVGGVMIILNKTYGFTSGQLAAPQANAMAAVIEPLMNGVGAPWLLYGIGAVLAIVLNAFKIPALAFALGMFIPLQLNIPLVVGGAVNWYVTSRSKNAALNAERGEKGTLLASGFIAGGALMGVVSAAMRFGGINLVNDAWVNNTWSEVLALGAYALLIIYFIKASIKTK from the coding sequence ATGAAACAAGAAGAAGAGAAATTGACCGGTCTACCGGAAAATGCATTCCATGAACTGAAACCGGGCGAGGTCTACAACCCGTTGATGAGCCCTGACAAGAAGTACCCGGAAGTTAACCTTTGGTCTGTATTATGGGGTATCGCTATGGCTATCCTCTTTTCGGCTGCGGCAGCCTATCTGGGATTGAAAGTAGGACAAGTGTTCGAAGCAGCCATTCCTATTGCAATTATTGCCGTGGGCGTATCAGGCGCAGCCAAACGTAAGAATGCGTTAGGTGAAAATGTTATTATCCAATCCATCGGCGCCAGTTCCGGCGTTATCGTGGCAGGTGCCATCTTTACCCTGCCCGCCTTATACATTCTGCAAGAAACTTATCCGGAAGAAATCACAGTTACTTTCACCCAAGTATTCATCAGTTCTCTGTTGGGAGGTGTGTTGGGTATTCTCTTCCTCATTCCGTTCCGTAAATATTTTGTAAGTGATATGCATGGTAAGTATCCTTTCCCCGAAGCAACAGCTACCACACAGGTACTGGTATCGGGCGAGAAAGGCGGAAGCCAGGCCAAACCGTTGTTGCTGGCAGGTATTATTGGAGGTTTATATGACTTCATCGTTGCCACATTCGGCTGGTGGAACGAAAATTTCACCACACGTGTATGGGGCTTTGGTGAGATGTTGGCTGATAAAGCAAAACTGGTATTCAAAGTGAATACAGGTGCGGCCGTACTCGGTTTGGGATATATTGTAGGTCTGAAATATGCTTCTATCATCTGTGCCGGTTCACTGGCTGTGTGGTGGATTATCATTCCGGGAATGTCCATGATTTGGGGCGACAGCGTGCTGAACCAGTGGAATCCGTCAATTGTGACTACCGTAGGCAGCATGGCTCCCGAAGAAATTTTTAATTATTATGCCAAGAGCATCGGTATCGGAGGTATCGCTATGGCAGGTATCATCGGTATCATCAAGTCGTGGGGCATCATCAAGAGTGCCGTAGGACTGGCAGCTAAAGAGATGGGTGGAAAATCCAATGTAGAAGCCAGCATGAAGCGTACTCAGCGCGATATTTCTATGAAGATTATTGCTATCGGTTCTATTATAACACTGTTGCTGGTATTTTTATTCTTCTACTTTGATGTAATGCAAGGCAGTTTGCTGCATACTGTGGTAGCTATTCTATTGGTAGCAGGTATCGCTTTCCTGTTTACGACTGTGGCTGCCAATGCTATTGCAATCGTAGGTACGAACCCGGTTTCCGGCATGACGCTGATGACATTGATTCTGGCATCGGTAGTGATGGTATCTGTCGGTTTGAAAGGGCCTGAGGGAATGGTAGCCGCATTAGTAATGGGTGGCGTTGTGTGTACGGCACTATCTATGGCAGGTGGGTTCATTACTGACTTGAAAATCGGTTATTGGTTGGGTAGTACACCCGCCAAACAGGAAGCCTGGAAGTTCCTCGGAACGATTGTTTCAGCTGCAACCGTAGGTGGTGTAATGATTATCCTGAATAAGACATACGGATTTACCAGCGGACAACTGGCTGCTCCACAAGCTAATGCGATGGCGGCAGTTATTGAACCATTAATGAATGGCGTGGGTGCTCCCTGGTTGCTTTACGGCATTGGTGCAGTACTTGCTATCGTACTGAATGCATTCAAAATTCCCGCACTGGCATTTGCATTGGGTATGTTCATTCCATTACAACTGAACATTCCTCTCGTTGTGGGTGGTGCTGTGAACTGGTACGTAACCAGCCGTAGCAAGAATGCTGCTCTCAATGCAGAACGTGGCGAAAAAGGTACGTTGCTGGCATCCGGTTTCATTGCCGGTGGTGCACTTATGGGCGTAGTCAGTGCAGCAATGCGTTTCGGAGGTATCAACCTGGTGAATGATGCCTGGGTAAACAATACGTGGTCAGAAGTACTGGCATTGGGTGCTTATGCATTGCTGATAATTTACTTTATCAAGGCTTCGATAAAAACCAAATAA
- a CDS encoding alpha/beta hydrolase, protein MRTILFITALFMSTLLSAQKPVEIPLWPNGAPNTNGLTGDQEDLNGGRVANVINPTITVYRPAKPNGMTILMCPGGGYARLAMNHEGHDMASWFNTQGITYAVLKYRMPNGNREVPLSDAEQAIRIIRQHAKEWGINPNQVGVMGASAGGHLAASLSTLYSSDETRPDFQILLYPVISMVPGITHGGSRKNLLGDNPTKELEDAYSLERRVSPRSPQAFIVLSADDGAVPPMNSIGYFLALNQQKVPVSMHIYPIGGHGWGFRDNFTYKRQWTEELEKWLRDGVKFEKK, encoded by the coding sequence ATGAGAACAATTTTATTTATCACAGCGTTGTTTATGTCAACTCTGCTATCTGCTCAGAAGCCCGTTGAGATACCCTTGTGGCCCAACGGTGCTCCTAATACGAATGGCCTGACAGGAGATCAGGAAGATTTGAACGGCGGCCGTGTGGCCAATGTTATTAATCCCACCATCACGGTTTATCGTCCGGCAAAGCCGAACGGTATGACTATCTTGATGTGTCCGGGCGGCGGATATGCCCGCCTGGCAATGAATCACGAAGGCCATGACATGGCATCCTGGTTCAACACACAGGGAATCACGTATGCTGTTCTGAAATATCGTATGCCGAACGGAAACCGCGAAGTGCCCCTCTCAGATGCAGAACAGGCCATCCGCATTATTCGTCAACACGCCAAAGAATGGGGTATCAATCCGAATCAGGTAGGCGTTATGGGTGCATCGGCAGGAGGACACCTGGCTGCTTCTCTCTCTACACTTTACAGTAGTGATGAAACGCGTCCGGACTTTCAGATATTACTTTATCCGGTAATCTCGATGGTACCGGGCATTACTCATGGAGGTTCGCGCAAGAACCTTCTTGGTGATAACCCGACCAAGGAACTGGAAGATGCGTATTCTCTGGAACGTCGTGTATCTCCCCGCTCTCCACAAGCTTTCATCGTACTTTCTGCTGATGATGGCGCGGTGCCGCCCATGAATAGTATCGGCTACTTCCTTGCTCTCAACCAACAGAAAGTTCCCGTATCCATGCACATCTACCCCATTGGCGGACATGGCTGGGGCTTCCGTGATAACTTCACTTACAAACGCCAGTGGACAGAAGAACTGGAGAAGTGGTTGCGTGACGGAGTGAAATTCGAGAAAAAATAA
- a CDS encoding glycoside hydrolase family 2 TIM barrel-domain containing protein: MKKLTFITCLALLPLALQAQEDRYDQLTNPKLTSINKEAPRSTFTSYATEEDAIVNDRTNGASRLSLNGKWKFNYVENFADRPTDFMNVRTEVNRWSDINVPGNWELQGFGTPIYVNQPYEFCSKGYEPYWDKPNPPYVPKDWNPTGTYRRDFVVGNDWDGKEIFLSADGVRGAAFYYMNGKFIGMSKDAKTPARFNVTAMVKKGKNMIAIQVHRFSDANYLECQDFWRISGIERDIYLYATPKIHIADFKVETPLDPYYKDGILQLKVKLTNESDIKSPYVVSYRLLDDQDQQVTQSSTRVEGDQNEVEFTKKTLRGVKHWTAETPNLYTLVISLKRTNGEVIEATSCKVGFRTIEIKDKQLLVNGVPILIKGVNVHEHNEYTGHYVPEDLMIKDFELWKKYNVNTVRTCHYPQQERFYELCDQYGMYVIDEANIESHGMGYNLNVGGTLGNNPLFMNAHLDRTMNMYERDKNHPSVIIWSLGNEAGNGLNFYVTYNTLKMLDSRPIQYERAGLEWNTDIYCPMYSSPQSIEKYAQNKEMTRPLILCEYAHAMGNSLGNFQDYWDVIEKYPILQGGCIWDWVDQGFAAKTSDGRKYWNYGGDYGDTGTPSDGNFCINGVVYPDRSIKPQTIEMGKVYQNIKFIKFDPQTCTVQIRNDFSFTDLNKYDFHYVVRDHGKEIYKGQMDNINAAPGKTATSAFLQGIPKEKNTTGDVRIEFYATIRNAEPFLPVGTVIAREQTYVHPFFKKEVVRMDPAKVDEVFSQVVFSGDDFKATFDKQSGLLTSYIYKKQEYIHNGQGPQPFFWRAPTDNDYGAKLPTRLKAWREASYQTPKAESFNVSKDGGKSIVKVTYRFPQVDAQWEITYKVFANGIIKVDNRFVAAGTETPMIPRVGLHMQLSETFNDLTYYGRGPEENYRDRRTSQFIGEYTTPIKNLYEPYIRPQENEHRTDIYWCALTTKQKAGLLFIADRTFELNASNYLLGSLDSGETIDNGAPRTNQTNHRHLTDPQPVKQVDMFIDYRMMGVGGDNSWGAIAHEPYLIRPGVENAIEYGFSIVPFDKKADYKNLIYQY; this comes from the coding sequence ATGAAAAAACTGACTTTTATCACCTGTCTCGCATTGCTACCCTTGGCCCTTCAGGCACAGGAAGACCGTTACGACCAGTTGACCAATCCGAAGTTGACCAGTATCAACAAGGAGGCTCCCCGGAGTACATTCACTTCTTATGCCACCGAAGAAGATGCTATCGTCAACGACCGGACGAACGGAGCCAGCCGCCTATCCCTCAACGGGAAATGGAAGTTCAACTATGTGGAAAACTTTGCCGACCGTCCCACAGACTTCATGAACGTGCGTACTGAGGTGAACCGTTGGTCAGACATCAATGTGCCGGGTAACTGGGAATTGCAGGGCTTTGGTACTCCGATCTACGTCAACCAGCCTTACGAGTTCTGTTCTAAGGGTTATGAACCTTATTGGGACAAGCCTAATCCGCCTTATGTACCCAAAGACTGGAATCCGACAGGTACGTATCGCCGCGATTTCGTCGTAGGTAATGACTGGGATGGAAAAGAAATCTTCCTCAGTGCAGACGGTGTGCGCGGTGCTGCTTTCTATTACATGAATGGCAAGTTTATAGGTATGAGCAAGGATGCTAAAACTCCTGCCCGCTTCAATGTTACCGCCATGGTAAAAAAAGGCAAGAATATGATTGCCATTCAAGTACACCGTTTCTCGGATGCCAATTATCTGGAATGTCAGGACTTTTGGCGCATCAGCGGTATAGAGCGCGATATCTATCTCTATGCCACGCCCAAAATCCATATTGCAGACTTCAAGGTAGAGACTCCGCTGGATCCTTATTACAAGGATGGTATCCTGCAACTGAAAGTGAAGCTTACGAACGAAAGTGATATTAAGTCTCCTTATGTAGTTTCCTATCGTTTACTCGATGATCAGGATCAGCAAGTAACCCAATCCTCTACCCGTGTGGAAGGTGATCAGAATGAAGTAGAATTCACAAAGAAAACCCTCCGTGGTGTAAAGCATTGGACAGCTGAAACGCCTAATCTTTATACACTCGTCATCAGCCTGAAGCGCACCAATGGCGAAGTAATAGAAGCTACCAGTTGCAAGGTAGGTTTCCGTACGATAGAGATTAAGGATAAGCAACTGCTTGTAAATGGCGTGCCTATCCTTATAAAAGGTGTGAATGTACACGAGCATAATGAATACACGGGGCATTACGTTCCGGAAGATCTTATGATTAAGGATTTCGAACTCTGGAAAAAGTATAATGTGAACACCGTACGCACTTGCCACTACCCGCAACAGGAACGCTTCTACGAACTTTGCGACCAATATGGTATGTACGTAATTGATGAAGCAAATATTGAAAGCCACGGTATGGGTTATAACCTCAATGTAGGTGGTACTTTGGGTAACAATCCGTTATTCATGAATGCTCACCTCGACCGTACCATGAATATGTACGAACGCGATAAGAATCATCCGTCTGTAATCATCTGGTCATTGGGTAACGAAGCTGGAAACGGACTGAACTTCTACGTTACTTATAATACTCTGAAGATGCTCGATAGCCGTCCTATCCAGTACGAACGTGCCGGATTAGAATGGAATACGGATATTTATTGTCCGATGTACTCTTCTCCCCAATCTATTGAAAAGTATGCCCAGAATAAGGAAATGACTCGTCCGCTTATCCTGTGTGAATATGCTCATGCTATGGGTAACAGTCTTGGCAACTTCCAGGACTATTGGGATGTGATTGAGAAATATCCGATATTACAAGGTGGTTGCATCTGGGACTGGGTAGATCAAGGCTTTGCCGCCAAGACCAGCGACGGACGCAAATACTGGAATTATGGTGGTGACTACGGCGATACCGGAACTCCTTCCGATGGCAACTTCTGCATCAATGGTGTAGTTTATCCCGACCGCAGTATAAAGCCCCAGACTATTGAAATGGGTAAGGTTTATCAGAACATTAAATTCATTAAGTTCGATCCGCAAACCTGCACGGTGCAGATACGCAATGACTTCTCATTTACTGATCTAAATAAATATGATTTCCATTATGTCGTTCGCGATCATGGAAAAGAGATTTATAAAGGTCAGATGGACAATATCAATGCTGCTCCGGGCAAGACAGCTACCAGTGCATTCCTGCAAGGTATTCCTAAAGAAAAGAATACTACGGGAGATGTACGCATCGAGTTCTATGCAACCATACGTAATGCAGAACCTTTCTTACCGGTTGGTACGGTAATCGCACGTGAACAAACTTATGTTCACCCGTTCTTTAAGAAAGAAGTGGTACGCATGGATCCCGCTAAAGTAGATGAAGTCTTTTCACAGGTTGTTTTCAGCGGTGATGATTTCAAAGCTACATTTGATAAACAAAGCGGCTTGCTGACCTCTTATATCTATAAGAAACAAGAGTATATCCATAACGGTCAAGGTCCGCAACCTTTCTTCTGGCGTGCACCTACCGATAATGATTACGGAGCAAAGCTTCCTACTCGCCTGAAAGCATGGCGCGAGGCCAGTTACCAGACACCTAAGGCAGAATCGTTCAATGTTTCTAAAGATGGCGGCAAGTCCATTGTAAAGGTTACCTATCGTTTTCCGCAGGTAGATGCGCAGTGGGAAATTACCTATAAGGTATTTGCCAATGGCATTATCAAAGTAGATAATCGCTTTGTAGCCGCAGGAACAGAAACCCCGATGATACCACGTGTAGGTTTGCATATGCAATTATCGGAAACATTCAATGATCTTACTTACTACGGCCGTGGTCCGGAAGAGAACTATCGTGATCGTCGCACTTCCCAGTTTATCGGAGAATATACTACTCCGATAAAGAACTTGTACGAACCGTACATCCGTCCGCAAGAAAATGAGCATCGTACGGATATTTACTGGTGTGCACTCACCACTAAACAAAAAGCCGGTTTACTCTTCATTGCCGACCGTACGTTTGAACTGAATGCTTCCAACTATCTGCTTGGAAGTCTGGATAGCGGCGAAACCATCGACAATGGTGCTCCACGTACAAATCAAACGAATCATCGTCATCTCACCGATCCGCAGCCAGTGAAGCAAGTAGATATGTTCATTGACTATCGCATGATGGGTGTAGGTGGTGATAACAGTTGGGGAGCTATAGCACACGAACCGTATCTGATTCGTCCGGGTGTAGAAAATGCCATTGAATACGGCTTCTCCATCGTGCCATTTGACAAAAAGGCGGATTACAAAAATTTAATCTATCAATATTAA
- a CDS encoding N-acetylmuramoyl-L-alanine amidase-like domain-containing protein, which produces MKPMITLLLSALCVATVSAQTDEKDNAMLNNGINFLDIPYVAHTLEVTDGEEELIINCDEVDCTTFVEYTLAMALSPTEDGQVAEGDFATNLQKIRYRDGKINGYPSRLHYIADWVNNGIRNGFLEDVTTTYSPYTQKVSLSYMSSHPELYKQLNNSPENVAKMKEIEKSLNGQEFHYVPKDQLPFNGLPWIKNGDIIAITTNTPGLDVAHMGIAFYIDGKLCLLHASSKEKKVVVSKVALGQMLQSNDNWTGIRVLRMKK; this is translated from the coding sequence ATGAAACCAATGATTACACTCCTGCTCAGTGCGCTTTGTGTAGCTACTGTCAGCGCTCAGACAGACGAAAAAGACAACGCCATGCTGAACAATGGGATAAATTTTCTGGATATTCCTTACGTAGCACACACGTTGGAAGTTACTGATGGTGAAGAAGAACTTATCATCAATTGTGATGAAGTAGATTGCACTACTTTTGTAGAATATACTCTCGCCATGGCCCTCTCTCCTACCGAAGACGGACAGGTAGCTGAAGGTGATTTTGCTACCAACCTGCAGAAGATCCGCTACCGTGATGGAAAAATCAACGGCTATCCTTCACGCCTGCACTACATTGCAGACTGGGTAAATAATGGTATTCGCAACGGTTTCCTGGAAGACGTAACAACGACTTACAGTCCATACACCCAGAAAGTTTCTCTTTCTTACATGTCTTCTCATCCGGAACTGTATAAACAGTTGAATAATTCTCCGGAAAATGTAGCAAAAATGAAAGAGATCGAGAAGTCATTGAATGGTCAGGAATTTCATTATGTTCCCAAAGATCAGTTGCCGTTCAACGGTCTGCCTTGGATTAAGAATGGAGATATTATTGCCATTACGACTAATACTCCGGGATTGGATGTAGCTCACATGGGCATTGCTTTCTATATTGATGGTAAACTTTGTTTGTTGCATGCTTCTTCTAAAGAGAAGAAAGTGGTGGTTTCTAAGGTTGCTCTGGGGCAGATGCTGCAAAGTAATGATAACTGGACGGGAATTCGGGTGCTGAGAATGAAGAAGTAA
- a CDS encoding HepT-like ribonuclease domain-containing protein — protein MQYSSKENVIECLTIIIEKSNLVIERNEKITSFHDFLSSSTNMEKFDAACMLIQVIGETARKIDDWTVSKLFSNYPQVYWKGVFALRNIISHEYGNVDPENIFKIIKIHLPELIACVKTILKDMETCKYNNLFVEK, from the coding sequence ATGCAATATTCGTCTAAAGAAAACGTTATTGAATGCTTGACTATAATTATAGAGAAATCGAATTTAGTAATAGAACGAAATGAAAAAATAACTTCGTTTCATGATTTCTTGAGTTCATCTACTAATATGGAAAAGTTTGATGCTGCGTGTATGCTTATTCAGGTTATTGGTGAAACTGCTCGGAAAATTGATGATTGGACTGTTTCTAAGCTTTTTTCAAATTATCCACAAGTATATTGGAAAGGAGTTTTTGCTTTAAGAAATATTATTTCGCATGAATATGGGAATGTAGATCCGGAAAACATTTTTAAGATCATAAAAATACACTTGCCTGAATTGATTGCTTGTGTAAAGACTATTTTAAAAGACATGGAAACTTGTAAATATAATAATTTGTTTGTTGAAAAATAA
- a CDS encoding nucleotidyltransferase family protein — MNTSDAIDILRKFKVNFADKYGIKTLGLFGSFARKQQKETSDLDVVVTLEESDFFTLVAIKEELEKLTNYKVDVVNFRESLRESFKTNILKDAIFV; from the coding sequence ATGAATACATCAGATGCCATTGATATATTGCGGAAATTTAAAGTCAATTTTGCTGATAAATATGGCATAAAGACTTTAGGCCTTTTTGGTTCATTTGCTCGAAAGCAGCAAAAAGAAACGAGTGATTTGGACGTAGTAGTAACTTTGGAAGAGTCGGACTTTTTTACTTTAGTCGCTATTAAGGAGGAATTGGAGAAATTAACTAATTATAAAGTTGATGTCGTCAATTTCAGAGAATCGTTAAGAGAATCATTTAAAACTAACATTTTGAAAGATGCAATATTCGTCTAA
- a CDS encoding DegT/DnrJ/EryC1/StrS family aminotransferase → MDKRIYLCLAHMSGKEQAFIKEAFDTNWVVPLGPNVNAFEDELKHFVGQDKEVVALSAGTAAIHLGLIQLGVGAGDEVICQSFTFCASANPVAYQGATPVFIDSEEDTWNMDPVLLEEAIKDRIAKTGKKPKAILPVHLYGMPARIDEICAIAAKYEIPVLEDAAEALGSEFKGQKCGTFGTFGVLSFNGNKMITTSGGGALIVPDESAKKQTMFYATQAREPFPHYQHEKIGYNYRMSNICAGIGRGQMTVLDEHIAHHRHVHALYEKAFEGVDGITLKSNPDGRFNANYWLSTILIDPVKTGTNYDEVRRNLDERGIETRPLWKPMHLQPVYAHNPCYVNGVSERLFNMGLCIPAGPWVTDEDVAYIVEQIKGCCKK, encoded by the coding sequence ATGGACAAGAGAATTTATCTTTGCCTTGCTCACATGAGCGGCAAGGAGCAGGCTTTTATAAAGGAAGCTTTCGATACTAACTGGGTTGTTCCTTTAGGCCCCAATGTGAATGCTTTCGAAGATGAACTGAAACATTTTGTGGGACAGGATAAGGAGGTTGTTGCTTTATCTGCTGGTACGGCAGCTATCCATCTGGGATTAATCCAACTTGGTGTAGGAGCCGGCGACGAGGTGATCTGCCAGTCGTTTACATTCTGTGCGTCAGCCAATCCTGTTGCTTATCAGGGGGCAACTCCTGTATTTATAGACAGTGAGGAGGATACCTGGAATATGGACCCTGTTTTGCTGGAAGAAGCTATCAAAGACAGAATCGCAAAGACAGGTAAGAAGCCGAAAGCTATTCTTCCTGTTCATCTTTACGGTATGCCTGCCAGAATTGATGAGATTTGCGCAATAGCCGCTAAATATGAAATCCCTGTGTTGGAGGATGCTGCAGAGGCTTTGGGTTCTGAGTTCAAGGGCCAGAAGTGCGGTACGTTCGGTACCTTTGGTGTGTTGTCTTTTAATGGTAATAAGATGATCACTACTTCGGGTGGCGGGGCTTTGATTGTTCCTGATGAAAGCGCCAAGAAGCAGACTATGTTTTATGCTACGCAGGCTCGTGAACCTTTCCCTCATTACCAGCATGAAAAGATCGGTTATAATTATCGTATGAGTAATATTTGTGCTGGCATCGGTCGTGGTCAGATGACTGTATTGGATGAGCATATTGCACATCACCGCCATGTACATGCTCTTTACGAGAAGGCTTTTGAAGGTGTGGACGGTATAACGTTGAAATCTAATCCTGATGGTCGTTTCAACGCTAATTATTGGCTTTCTACTATTCTGATAGATCCTGTGAAGACTGGCACAAACTATGATGAAGTCCGCCGTAACCTGGATGAACGGGGAATTGAGACTCGTCCCTTGTGGAAACCTATGCATTTACAACCTGTCTATGCCCATAATCCTTGTTATGTGAATGGCGTTTCTGAACGTTTGTTTAATATGGGTCTATGTATTCCTGCTGGTCCTTGGGTGACGGATGAAGATGTGGCTTATATTGTGGAACAGATAAAAGGATGTTGCAAGAAATAA
- a CDS encoding acetyltransferase translates to MKSVIIGAGTYGEVYLAYLQEAGIEIVGFLDDDPRYINQKVYGIPVLGKLDFLACLKDEYDVEAVYCPLGNNKLRVEILKCALSLGYEVPNFIHSTVVLSPNVKIGDKGIYILPKTVIMPWCNIHDFVMMSVNSVVSHHTILEEGVFLSFGVNFGASIIAHKYAYIGISATVITGVHELGENCLIGAGAVVIKDVPTNAVMAGIPAKVLKYRE, encoded by the coding sequence ATGAAAAGTGTTATTATTGGTGCAGGCACTTATGGAGAAGTCTATTTAGCTTATCTTCAAGAAGCTGGTATTGAAATTGTAGGTTTTTTGGATGACGATCCTAGGTATATCAACCAAAAGGTATATGGCATTCCTGTGTTGGGGAAATTGGATTTTCTTGCTTGTTTGAAAGATGAATATGATGTTGAAGCTGTTTATTGTCCTTTAGGAAATAATAAATTGCGGGTTGAAATATTAAAATGTGCGTTAAGTCTGGGATATGAGGTTCCTAATTTTATTCATTCTACAGTGGTGCTTTCTCCTAATGTTAAAATTGGAGATAAGGGGATATATATTCTTCCTAAAACGGTAATTATGCCTTGGTGTAACATACATGACTTTGTAATGATGAGCGTTAATAGTGTAGTTTCTCATCATACTATTTTAGAAGAAGGAGTATTTCTTTCCTTTGGAGTAAATTTTGGTGCTTCAATTATTGCACATAAGTATGCTTATATAGGCATTAGTGCTACTGTAATAACTGGTGTACATGAATTAGGAGAAAACTGTCTTATTGGTGCTGGTGCCGTAGTTATTAAAGATGTACCAACAAATGCTGTAATGGCAGGTATACCTGCAAAAGTTTTAAAATATAGGGAATAG